The Halomicronema hongdechloris C2206 genome includes a window with the following:
- a CDS encoding type I polyketide synthase: MGNIETYESVEGIAVIGMAGRFPGAKSIEEFWQNLCDGVESISFFTDEELIASGIGASVLNDPHYVKAGAVLDDIEFFDASFFDINPREAEVTDPQHRIFLECAWEALENAGYDTTRCRNRIGVYAGTGINNYLPFDISRDPMGSAQCYQTLIGNDKDFLTTRISYKLNLKGPSVTVQTACSTSLVSTTLACQSLLNYQCDVALVGGISIRVPQKIGHLYQEEGVLSADGHCRAFDAKAQGTVLGNGVGTVVLKRLEDAIADGDCIHAVIKGSAINNDGSGKVGYTAPSVEGQTEVIAEALALAEIESETVSYIETHGTGTSLGDPIEIAALTKVFRGSTDKKGFCAIGSVKTNVGHLDTAAGVTSLIKTVLALKHKQIPPSLNFKEPNPEIDFANSPFYVNTQLSEWKVNETPRRAGVSSFGIGGTNAHLILEEAPSVETSSSFRPWQLLLLSAKTSSALETATTNLGDHLQQHSELNLADVAYTLQVGRRQFDHRRAVVCQDLQDAIAALQNPKRVLTSSIQDTGTRSVAFMFTGLGPQYVNMGRELYQCQPTFREHVEHCCKILRPLLGLDLITVLYPDQDESSDDTGADLAQSGIDLRQMLGRSEEPVNAASQQLNQTWLTQPALFVIEYALAQLWQAWGVRPRAMIGYSIGEYVAACLAGVLSLEDALMLVARRAQLIQSLPSGAMLAIPLSEQEVQPLLGENLSLSAINGSSLCVVAGATDAIDELENQLTQQGLACRRLATSHAFHSHMMASMVDSFSRLVKTIRFKPPQIPYISNVTGTWITAAEATNPDYWTQHLCQPVRFADGVSQLWQKYTPALLEVGPGQTLSSLALQCLENQQVTDKVVLPSLRYTYDRQSDVAFLLNTLGQLWLAGILIDWSGFYINERRHRLPLPTYPFERQRYWIEPQKPGNPVNSGASNSQQKLDITEWFHIPSWKRAAPPVPFESGKWGNRKQPWLVLVDRCGVGSQLVKQLEKECQDIIIVGIGEEFRKLNQQEYTINPGKRDDYDTLLCELHFSNKIPKSIVHLWTITANEQAEPGLESWEQIQSLSFYSLLFLAQALGEQGIDDPLHIDIISNNLQELTDTDDICPEKATLLGPCRVIPQEYSNITCRSIDITLPQSGTRQWQQLIDQLFSELAAPTADKVIAYRGNRRWVQCFEPLPVAGKTLRTAKLRQGGVYLITGGLGGLGLAIAQHLAKTVQAKLVIIERSGLPPKTEWEQWLSNHEEDNPVSIKIKKVQAMEEFGAEVLVIKADVTHLEQMQGMVDRVRDRFGEIHGIIQTTPPIGASIIQLKTTESAASILNFKVKGAMVLDAVLKDTQLDFLVLFSSINAITGGLGQVDYSAGNAFLDAFAHYNFYRRNIHTVSINWDPGPGHNLQAAVSPEIQAGLRQMRERYGIEFKKGIAALWHILSSQQPQVVVSTRNLQTLFEENEVLAAASLLENLEKRHPQSTQLRPNLKTAYVAPRNETECKIAELYQELLGVDRIGIHDNFFDVGGNSLIGIQLLSRLRQEFQVELSLRFIFEAPSVAELALIIEEILIREIEELTENEAEELVSVLPQSSEQTPRVVSQRRYKLPNHLEIAYQTKTEADYFYQDIFENKVYLKHGIALNEGDCIFDVGANIGLFTLFAYQHCKNPIIYAFEPAPPLFEILSFNTALHEVNVKLFNVGLSNETKTATFTFYPQSSGMSSFYGDRGEEQEVLKAIMLNQLQTGMAGMEQVMQYSDELLEERFKSQSFTCQLKTLSDVISENNIENIDLLKIDVQKSELDVLQGIKDKDWKKIKQIVLEIHDTEGRLVQITNLLKTQKYNVVAEQEDLYENSNIYNVYAAR; this comes from the coding sequence ATGGGTAATATAGAAACCTACGAATCAGTGGAAGGGATTGCCGTTATTGGTATGGCAGGACGATTTCCTGGTGCCAAAAGCATTGAAGAGTTTTGGCAGAATCTGTGTGATGGTGTAGAGTCCATTTCGTTCTTCACCGATGAGGAATTAATAGCGTCAGGGATAGGTGCTTCTGTACTAAATGATCCTCATTATGTGAAAGCCGGTGCTGTGTTAGATGATATCGAGTTTTTTGATGCTTCATTCTTTGACATCAACCCTAGAGAGGCTGAAGTAACCGATCCACAACACCGTATTTTTCTAGAGTGCGCTTGGGAAGCGCTTGAAAATGCTGGTTATGATACTACTAGATGTAGAAACCGAATCGGAGTGTATGCTGGTACTGGTATCAATAACTATTTACCTTTTGATATAAGCCGTGACCCCATGGGGTCGGCACAATGCTATCAAACTTTAATTGGTAATGATAAAGATTTTCTTACTACTCGTATCTCTTACAAATTAAACCTTAAAGGACCGAGTGTTACGGTACAAACGGCTTGCTCTACGTCATTAGTTTCTACCACCCTTGCTTGCCAAAGTTTGTTGAATTACCAATGTGATGTGGCTTTGGTGGGTGGAATTTCTATTCGAGTGCCACAAAAGATTGGTCATTTATATCAAGAGGAGGGAGTTTTATCAGCCGATGGTCACTGTCGTGCTTTTGATGCCAAAGCACAGGGAACTGTTCTCGGTAATGGTGTAGGTACCGTAGTCCTGAAACGACTAGAAGATGCGATCGCGGACGGTGATTGTATTCATGCGGTAATTAAAGGTTCTGCTATTAATAATGATGGCTCTGGCAAGGTTGGCTACACGGCACCCAGTGTCGAGGGGCAAACAGAGGTTATTGCAGAAGCTCTCGCTTTAGCTGAGATTGAATCCGAAACAGTTTCCTATATTGAAACTCATGGGACAGGAACATCTTTAGGAGATCCGATTGAAATTGCAGCGCTAACAAAAGTCTTTCGTGGCAGCACTGATAAGAAAGGCTTTTGCGCTATTGGTTCAGTAAAAACCAATGTTGGCCATCTGGATACAGCTGCTGGTGTAACCAGTCTCATCAAAACTGTTCTAGCCCTCAAGCACAAACAGATACCCCCTAGCTTGAATTTCAAAGAACCTAACCCCGAGATTGATTTCGCAAACAGTCCTTTCTACGTCAACACCCAGCTGTCGGAATGGAAGGTAAATGAAACTCCCCGTCGGGCGGGCGTGAGTTCCTTTGGCATTGGGGGAACCAACGCCCATCTGATTCTTGAGGAAGCGCCTTCTGTTGAAACGTCTTCATCGTTTCGCCCCTGGCAATTGCTGCTCCTCTCGGCTAAAACCAGTTCAGCCCTGGAGACTGCGACTACCAATCTAGGGGATCATCTGCAGCAGCATTCTGAGCTAAATCTGGCTGATGTTGCTTATACTCTGCAAGTTGGTCGTCGACAGTTTGATCATCGCCGCGCTGTGGTGTGCCAGGATCTGCAAGATGCGATCGCAGCTCTCCAAAATCCCAAACGAGTTCTCACTAGCAGCATCCAAGACACAGGCACTCGTTCGGTTGCCTTCATGTTTACCGGGTTAGGACCCCAGTACGTCAACATGGGCAGAGAACTTTATCAATGTCAGCCGACCTTTCGGGAACATGTGGAGCACTGTTGCAAAATCCTCAGACCTCTCCTGGGGCTTGACCTGATCACGGTTCTATATCCTGATCAAGACGAGTCTTCAGACGATACCGGCGCAGATCTAGCTCAATCAGGGATTGATCTTCGCCAGATGCTGGGTCGAAGTGAAGAACCCGTCAATGCCGCCTCCCAACAACTCAATCAAACCTGGCTGACTCAACCTGCTCTCTTTGTGATTGAATATGCCCTAGCTCAGCTTTGGCAGGCCTGGGGAGTGCGTCCTCGAGCCATGATTGGCTACAGTATCGGGGAATATGTCGCTGCCTGTTTAGCTGGGGTCTTGTCTTTAGAAGATGCCTTAATGTTGGTGGCCAGAAGGGCGCAACTGATTCAGTCCCTACCGAGTGGGGCGATGCTAGCGATTCCCTTGTCAGAGCAAGAGGTGCAGCCGCTTCTAGGAGAAAATCTTTCCTTGTCTGCGATCAATGGTTCATCCCTGTGTGTGGTGGCTGGAGCGACGGACGCTATCGATGAATTGGAGAATCAGCTGACTCAGCAAGGATTGGCCTGTCGGCGGCTTGCGACCTCTCATGCTTTTCATTCCCACATGATGGCGTCAATGGTTGATTCCTTTTCCAGGTTAGTCAAGACTATTCGGTTTAAGCCTCCCCAAATTCCTTACATATCTAATGTCACGGGAACTTGGATTACAGCAGCAGAGGCAACCAATCCCGATTACTGGACGCAGCATCTCTGCCAACCGGTGCGATTTGCTGACGGAGTAAGTCAGTTGTGGCAAAAATACACCCCAGCGCTGTTGGAAGTTGGACCAGGACAGACGCTGAGCAGCTTGGCATTACAGTGCTTAGAAAATCAGCAAGTCACTGATAAAGTTGTGCTACCTTCCCTGCGCTATACCTATGACCGGCAGTCAGATGTAGCCTTCTTGCTCAACACATTAGGGCAGCTATGGCTTGCAGGCATACTGATTGATTGGTCCGGTTTTTATATCAATGAACGCCGTCATCGCCTTCCCTTACCGACCTATCCCTTTGAGCGCCAGCGTTATTGGATTGAACCTCAAAAACCTGGCAATCCTGTCAATTCAGGAGCATCAAACTCCCAACAAAAGTTAGACATTACCGAATGGTTCCATATTCCTTCTTGGAAACGCGCCGCGCCACCGGTACCGTTTGAGTCAGGGAAGTGGGGTAATCGCAAGCAACCCTGGTTAGTGTTGGTTGATCGCTGTGGAGTGGGTTCCCAGCTTGTGAAACAACTAGAAAAGGAATGTCAAGATATCATCATTGTCGGGATTGGGGAAGAATTTAGGAAACTCAATCAACAGGAATACACTATTAATCCTGGGAAAAGGGATGACTATGACACCTTGCTCTGCGAACTTCATTTCTCTAATAAAATTCCCAAAAGCATTGTTCATTTGTGGACTATAACAGCGAACGAGCAGGCAGAGCCTGGACTTGAGAGTTGGGAACAAATCCAATCACTTAGTTTCTACAGTCTGCTGTTTCTAGCGCAGGCATTAGGAGAACAGGGTATTGATGATCCCCTACACATTGATATCATATCTAACAACTTACAGGAGTTAACCGACACTGACGACATATGTCCAGAAAAGGCAACCCTTTTAGGACCCTGTAGAGTCATTCCCCAGGAATATTCAAACATCACCTGCCGCAGCATCGATATTACGCTACCTCAATCGGGTACTAGGCAATGGCAGCAACTGATAGACCAACTCTTTAGCGAACTTGCGGCACCAACTGCTGATAAAGTCATTGCCTATCGCGGCAATCGTCGATGGGTGCAGTGCTTTGAACCCTTACCCGTAGCAGGGAAAACCTTGCGCACTGCTAAGTTACGGCAAGGTGGAGTCTACCTGATTACGGGTGGATTAGGAGGACTTGGACTTGCGATCGCGCAACATTTGGCAAAGACAGTGCAAGCCAAATTGGTGATTATTGAACGTTCGGGTTTGCCGCCAAAAACGGAATGGGAGCAGTGGTTATCTAACCATGAAGAAGACAACCCAGTCAGTATCAAGATAAAGAAAGTTCAGGCGATGGAGGAATTCGGTGCAGAGGTTCTGGTTATTAAAGCCGATGTTACCCACCTCGAACAGATGCAAGGGATGGTCGATCGGGTGCGCGATCGCTTTGGCGAAATTCATGGCATCATTCAAACGACACCACCAATAGGTGCCAGCATTATTCAGCTCAAAACGACCGAATCAGCGGCAAGTATTCTCAATTTCAAAGTCAAGGGAGCCATGGTTTTAGATGCTGTATTGAAGGACACACAGCTAGATTTTTTGGTTTTATTTTCTTCCATAAATGCAATTACGGGGGGCTTGGGTCAAGTCGATTACTCCGCCGGCAACGCTTTTCTCGATGCCTTCGCCCACTACAATTTTTATCGGCGCAACATTCATACCGTTTCCATCAACTGGGATCCTGGACCAGGGCACAACTTGCAAGCTGCCGTTTCTCCAGAAATCCAAGCTGGACTCAGGCAGATGCGAGAACGATACGGTATCGAATTTAAAAAGGGGATAGCTGCCTTATGGCACATTTTGTCCAGTCAACAGCCTCAAGTTGTTGTGTCAACGCGAAACCTGCAAACCCTATTTGAGGAGAACGAAGTTTTAGCAGCCGCCAGTTTACTCGAAAATCTTGAGAAGCGTCATCCTCAATCAACACAACTGCGACCGAATTTAAAAACTGCCTATGTTGCGCCTAGAAATGAAACTGAGTGCAAAATTGCTGAACTCTATCAAGAGTTGCTGGGAGTTGATCGGATAGGCATCCATGACAACTTCTTTGATGTGGGAGGAAACTCCCTGATCGGAATTCAGCTCCTTTCCCGACTGCGTCAGGAATTCCAAGTAGAACTATCCCTGCGATTCATTTTTGAAGCACCCTCTGTGGCAGAGTTAGCCTTGATTATTGAAGAAATTCTCATCAGAGAGATAGAAGAACTCACCGAAAACGAAGCCGAAGAACTCGTATCCGTTCTTCCCCAATCATCAGAACAAACTCCCAGAGTAGTCAGCCAGCGACGCTACAAGCTACCCAATCATTTAGAAATTGCCTACCAAACTAAAACTGAGGCTGATTATTTCTACCAAGACATCTTTGAAAATAAAGTTTATCTCAAGCATGGAATTGCGTTGAATGAGGGTGACTGTATTTTTGATGTAGGAGCTAACATCGGCCTGTTTACGCTGTTCGCCTATCAACACTGTAAAAATCCCATAATTTATGCCTTTGAACCAGCCCCTCCTCTGTTTGAAATTTTAAGTTTCAATACAGCGCTACATGAGGTGAATGTAAAGTTGTTCAATGTCGGTTTGTCGAACGAGACAAAAACTGCAACATTTACGTTCTACCCTCAGAGTTCTGGGATGTCTTCTTTCTATGGCGATCGCGGAGAGGAACAGGAAGTCTTAAAAGCCATTATGCTCAACCAACTCCAAACCGGAATGGCTGGCATGGAACAGGTCATGCAATACTCCGATGAATTGTTAGAAGAGCGGTTTAAGAGCCAAAGTTTTACTTGCCAACTAAAAACACTCTCTGATGTGATTAGCGAAAACAATATTGAAAACATCGATTTACTCAAAATCGACGTGCAGAAGAGTGAACTAGACGTTCTCCAAGGTATTAAAGATAAGGACTGGAAAAAGATTAAGCAGATTGTTCTAGAAATCCATGACACAGAAGGGCGACTAGTACAGATAACGAACCTACTCAAAACGCAAAAGTATAACGTTGTAGCAGAACAGGAAGACTTATACGAAAACTCTAATATCTATAACGTTTATGCAGCTCGCTAA
- a CDS encoding non-ribosomal peptide synthetase, producing the protein MSFSTLVDLLRRRALHQPGQKAFTFLKDGEIEAGSLTYRELDHQSRTIAARLQAMGLEGERALLLYPPGLEYLAAFFGCLYAGVIAVPAYPPRNQRNTPRILAVVKDAEAAIALTTTVIQARLQSLLRKHEDLADLQWLTTDDLAAGAAGEWQPPTLGSDSLAFLQYTSGSTGMPKGVMLSHGNLLHNAAVTYELMGHSPESVFVSWLPVYHDMGLIGGILQPLYGDFPCILMPPASFLQRPYRWLQTISHYRGTTSGAPNFAYELCVEKVTPEQRQSLDLSSWTVAFNGAEPVRSQTLERFAAEFATCGFRSQAFYPCYGMAEATLMVSGGRQQEAPVVKLLQKVALEHNRVVEANGHSVDQAQSLVGCGQTMPQQRIVIAHPETQIRCAGDEIGEIWVSGPSVGQGYWQRPAESEQTFAAYLADTGVGPFLRTGDLGFLHQGELFITGRTKDLIIIRGRNLYPQDIELTTERSHPALRSGGGAAFMVEEQREEKLVVVQELEFRQKPDPEEVTAAIREAIAQEHEVQAYAVVLIKPGTIPKTSSGKIQRRATRAGFLAGHLEVISSSLLETTIPGEVPATLNRKTLLALPPIEAQLMLVSYLQALVAEVLQITPSQINSQQPISALGLDSLKAFELKNRLEVDLQVSVSISDLFDHLNLTQLAIKILAQLELPEHLPSVPLVPVKAQRQHHPLSYPQKRLWFLDQLAPANPAYNIAFALQFQGPLSADILERSLNEVIRRHEPLRTTFKLVEGQPAQVITPSCWLPLKVVDCQNLSSEARESEVQRCATQASQQPFQLSQGPLMRAQLFHLAPQQHVLLLTLHHIIADEWSVEVLIRELLGNYKGFLSHGEIPALPAVSVQYKDFTHWQRQWLRGERMEGQLAYWIQHLEGAPAVLALPTDHPRPAVQTYQGARQSLALPHPLTEKLKALSEQENVTLFMVLLAAFKTLLYRYTGQDDILVGSPIANRSRSELKGLIGFFVNTLVLRTDLSGNPRFQELLGRVRQVALGAYAHQDVPFNQLVEALQPERDVSHTPLFQVSFTLRQAPQLDTVPGLTVRPFEVDSKTAQFDLSLVVETTEQGLTTLFEYNTDLFEAATITRMLGHWQQLLEGIVASPQTRLSDLPLLTEAERCQILKQWNDTEVDYPRDLCIHQLFEAQVERTPDAVAVVFEQQQLTYRELNQRANQLAHYLQQLGVKPEGLVGICVERSVEMVIGLLGILKAGGAYVPLDPAYPQERLAFILADAKVSVLLTQRELLEALPTEGAAVVGLDTNWEKIAQENLNNPVNQTDSKSLAYAIYTSGSTGKPKGTLIPHRGLINYLTWCVQAYEVEGGKGTIVHSSLAFDLTITGLFSPLLVGRQVTLIPEDQSVESLTNVLRKESNLSLVKLTPAQLLLLTQQLLPKEAAGRTNAFIIGGENLLTENISFWQSFAPATMLVNEYGPTETVVGCCVYRVPHGETQSSSVPIGQPIANTQLYVLDQYHQPVPIGVPGELYIGGAGLGRGYLNQPELTAEKFVPNPFSDKPGTRLYKTGDLARYRSDGNLEFLGRIDHQVKVRGYRIELGEIEGLLRQHPDIREAVVVKREDVPGDQRLVAYVVSNIGVETTTNSFRNFLKEKLPEYMVPSVFIKLKALPLTTNGKIDRQALPVPDSTRPELEAAYVAPHSEIEQAIAKVWQEVLHLEKVGINDNFFDLGGHSLLMAQVNHKLQELFNQDLSVVELFQNPTINSLAQYLSRESKQQPSFQSMRDRAQKQIEAINRQKQLLMKQGKR; encoded by the coding sequence ATGAGCTTTTCCACACTGGTCGATCTCTTGCGCCGTAGGGCACTACATCAGCCTGGCCAAAAGGCGTTTACCTTTCTGAAGGATGGAGAAATAGAGGCTGGTTCTCTCACCTATCGGGAACTGGATCACCAGAGTCGAACCATCGCGGCGCGGCTGCAGGCCATGGGGCTGGAGGGAGAGCGAGCCCTGTTGCTGTATCCCCCAGGCTTGGAGTACTTAGCGGCCTTTTTTGGCTGCCTTTACGCCGGAGTCATCGCAGTACCTGCCTATCCTCCCCGCAATCAGCGCAATACTCCCCGGATTCTGGCGGTGGTCAAAGATGCAGAGGCCGCAATAGCGCTGACAACCACGGTGATTCAAGCCAGGCTGCAGTCATTATTGCGGAAGCATGAAGATTTGGCCGATTTACAGTGGCTGACCACTGATGACCTGGCTGCGGGAGCTGCGGGGGAGTGGCAGCCTCCGACCCTAGGGTCAGATTCCCTGGCGTTTCTCCAGTACACCTCCGGTTCCACCGGTATGCCCAAGGGGGTGATGCTCAGCCATGGTAATTTGCTCCACAATGCGGCTGTCACCTACGAGCTCATGGGTCATTCGCCGGAGAGTGTGTTTGTTTCTTGGCTACCGGTTTACCACGACATGGGGTTGATTGGAGGTATCTTGCAGCCGCTATACGGAGACTTTCCCTGCATCTTGATGCCGCCGGCTTCATTCCTGCAGCGCCCTTACCGCTGGTTACAGACGATTTCTCACTATCGAGGCACCACCAGCGGGGCACCTAACTTTGCCTATGAGCTATGTGTTGAAAAGGTGACGCCGGAGCAGCGGCAAAGCTTAGACTTAAGCAGTTGGACCGTTGCCTTTAACGGGGCAGAGCCGGTGCGGTCTCAAACATTAGAGCGATTTGCCGCCGAGTTTGCCACCTGTGGATTTCGTTCCCAGGCGTTTTATCCTTGCTACGGCATGGCCGAAGCAACGCTGATGGTCTCCGGTGGGCGTCAGCAGGAAGCGCCTGTGGTGAAGTTGCTGCAAAAGGTTGCCCTGGAGCACAATCGCGTGGTAGAAGCCAATGGCCACAGCGTCGATCAAGCTCAGTCCCTGGTTGGTTGTGGCCAAACCATGCCCCAACAACGGATTGTGATCGCCCATCCTGAGACACAAATTCGCTGCGCTGGCGATGAGATCGGTGAAATCTGGGTATCGGGGCCGAGTGTGGGCCAAGGCTATTGGCAGCGGCCTGCGGAGAGTGAGCAGACATTTGCTGCCTATCTGGCTGATACAGGAGTAGGACCGTTTCTGCGCACCGGTGATTTGGGCTTCCTGCACCAGGGAGAACTGTTTATTACGGGGCGGACTAAAGACCTAATTATTATTCGCGGTCGTAATCTTTATCCTCAGGATATTGAACTGACGACGGAGCGGAGTCACCCAGCCCTGCGCTCGGGTGGGGGGGCCGCGTTTATGGTGGAGGAGCAGCGAGAGGAGAAGCTGGTTGTTGTTCAGGAATTGGAATTTCGACAAAAACCCGATCCGGAGGAAGTGACGGCAGCCATTCGTGAGGCCATTGCCCAGGAGCATGAGGTACAAGCCTATGCCGTCGTGTTAATTAAACCCGGGACGATTCCAAAAACATCGAGCGGGAAAATTCAGCGGCGAGCTACCCGGGCAGGGTTTCTGGCCGGCCATCTGGAAGTCATCAGCAGTAGCCTGCTGGAAACAACGATCCCTGGGGAAGTCCCTGCTACGCTTAACCGCAAAACCTTACTAGCACTACCACCGATTGAAGCTCAGCTCATGCTGGTGTCTTATTTACAGGCACTGGTCGCCGAAGTCCTGCAGATAACGCCATCTCAGATAAATTCTCAGCAACCCATCAGCGCCTTGGGATTGGATTCTCTGAAGGCATTTGAACTGAAAAACCGCCTTGAGGTTGATCTCCAGGTCTCTGTATCCATTAGTGATCTTTTCGACCATCTGAATCTGACCCAGTTGGCCATCAAGATTTTAGCCCAATTGGAGTTACCAGAGCATTTGCCATCGGTGCCATTGGTACCGGTAAAAGCTCAACGCCAACATCACCCGCTTTCCTACCCCCAGAAGCGATTATGGTTCCTGGACCAACTAGCGCCCGCCAACCCAGCTTATAACATTGCCTTTGCCCTGCAATTCCAAGGTCCATTGAGTGCAGATATACTGGAGCGCAGTCTGAATGAGGTTATACGACGCCATGAGCCATTACGAACAACGTTTAAGTTAGTTGAGGGTCAACCGGCTCAGGTAATTACTCCATCCTGCTGGCTACCACTAAAGGTAGTAGATTGCCAGAATCTCTCCAGCGAAGCGCGCGAGTCTGAAGTACAAAGATGCGCGACTCAAGCTAGCCAACAGCCTTTCCAATTGAGCCAGGGACCACTAATGCGGGCACAACTCTTTCACCTAGCTCCACAGCAGCATGTGCTGTTGCTGACGCTGCATCACATCATCGCCGATGAATGGTCAGTCGAGGTATTGATCCGGGAGTTGTTAGGGAACTACAAGGGATTTCTGTCGCATGGGGAAATCCCTGCTCTTCCAGCCGTCTCTGTGCAGTACAAAGACTTTACCCATTGGCAGCGGCAATGGCTTCGCGGTGAGCGCATGGAGGGTCAGCTTGCTTACTGGATACAGCATCTTGAGGGAGCGCCAGCAGTTCTAGCGTTGCCAACGGATCATCCCCGGCCGGCGGTCCAGACCTATCAAGGGGCGCGACAATCCTTGGCGCTGCCTCACCCCTTGACTGAGAAGCTCAAGGCTCTCTCTGAGCAAGAAAATGTCACCCTCTTCATGGTGCTGCTGGCAGCATTCAAGACATTGCTCTATCGCTATACTGGTCAAGACGATATTCTGGTGGGCTCACCGATTGCTAATCGCAGCCGGAGCGAGCTCAAGGGGTTAATTGGCTTTTTCGTGAATACATTGGTGTTGCGCACCGATCTGTCAGGTAATCCCAGGTTTCAGGAGCTACTCGGCCGAGTCCGTCAAGTAGCCTTGGGGGCCTATGCCCATCAAGATGTGCCCTTCAATCAGCTGGTAGAGGCCTTGCAGCCAGAGCGAGACGTGAGTCATACTCCCCTGTTTCAGGTGTCGTTCACACTGCGGCAGGCTCCACAGTTGGACACGGTACCGGGTTTGACTGTGAGGCCATTTGAAGTGGATAGCAAGACAGCTCAGTTTGATTTGAGTCTGGTGGTGGAAACGACGGAGCAGGGACTCACTACCTTGTTTGAGTACAATACAGATTTATTTGAGGCTGCCACCATTACCCGGATGCTAGGGCATTGGCAGCAGTTGCTGGAGGGGATTGTCGCCAGTCCACAAACTAGGCTCTCAGACTTACCGCTGCTGACAGAGGCAGAGCGCTGCCAAATACTCAAACAATGGAACGATACAGAGGTCGATTATCCCCGAGATTTGTGCATCCATCAGCTGTTTGAAGCCCAGGTGGAGCGAACTCCCGATGCCGTGGCGGTAGTTTTTGAGCAGCAGCAACTGACTTACCGGGAGTTAAATCAGCGGGCAAATCAGTTGGCCCATTATCTGCAACAGTTAGGAGTTAAACCAGAGGGGTTAGTCGGCATTTGTGTGGAACGTTCCGTGGAGATGGTTATAGGGCTGCTTGGCATTCTTAAGGCAGGTGGAGCCTACGTGCCGCTGGATCCAGCCTATCCGCAAGAGCGTTTGGCTTTTATATTGGCAGATGCCAAGGTATCAGTATTGTTAACTCAGCGAGAGTTGCTAGAGGCATTGCCAACTGAAGGAGCTGCAGTGGTTGGCTTAGACACCAACTGGGAAAAAATTGCTCAAGAAAATTTAAATAATCCAGTCAACCAGACAGATTCTAAAAGTTTAGCTTATGCTATTTACACATCGGGTTCTACCGGCAAACCCAAGGGAACTTTAATTCCCCATCGAGGTCTAATTAATTACTTGACTTGGTGTGTCCAAGCTTATGAAGTTGAGGGAGGAAAAGGAACTATTGTTCATTCTTCTCTAGCCTTCGACTTAACGATTACAGGGTTGTTTTCCCCTTTACTAGTTGGGCGTCAGGTAACGCTTATCCCTGAAGATCAGAGTGTTGAGTCTTTGACTAATGTTCTTCGTAAAGAGTCAAACTTAAGTCTTGTTAAATTAACACCAGCTCAACTGCTATTACTTACTCAGCAGTTGTTGCCAAAAGAAGCGGCAGGCAGAACTAATGCGTTTATCATTGGTGGTGAAAACCTGCTGACAGAAAATATTTCTTTCTGGCAAAGCTTCGCACCTGCTACGATGCTGGTAAATGAATATGGACCAACAGAGACGGTCGTGGGATGTTGTGTTTATCGAGTGCCCCATGGTGAAACTCAATCAAGCTCAGTTCCCATTGGTCAGCCGATTGCTAATACTCAGCTTTATGTATTAGACCAATATCACCAACCAGTACCGATTGGGGTCCCGGGCGAACTGTATATCGGTGGTGCTGGACTGGGGCGTGGTTATCTGAATCAGCCAGAACTGACAGCTGAGAAGTTTGTTCCTAATCCATTTAGTGATAAGCCAGGGACAAGGTTATACAAGACGGGGGATCTGGCTCGTTATCGGTCAGATGGAAATCTTGAGTTCTTGGGACGGATTGACCATCAGGTGAAGGTGCGGGGATACCGAATTGAACTAGGAGAAATTGAAGGGTTGCTGAGGCAGCATCCAGACATTCGAGAAGCAGTAGTTGTGAAGAGGGAGGATGTACCGGGAGATCAGCGTTTGGTGGCTTATGTTGTTTCCAATATTGGGGTAGAAACTACCACCAATAGTTTCAGGAACTTTCTTAAAGAGAAACTGCCGGAGTATATGGTACCGTCGGTATTTATAAAATTGAAGGCGCTGCCATTGACAACTAACGGCAAGATAGATCGTCAGGCTTTACCAGTACCTGATAGCACTCGTCCAGAGCTAGAAGCTGCTTATGTGGCTCCTCATTCTGAAATAGAGCAGGCAATCGCTAAGGTCTGGCAAGAAGTGTTGCACTTGGAGAAGGTAGGTATCAATGATAATTTCTTTGACCTTGGAGGTCATTCTCTGTTGATGGCTCAGGTAAATCACAAATTACAAGAATTGTTCAACCAGGATTTATCGGTTGTTGAGTTGTTTCAAAATCCAACCATTAATTCCTTGGCGCAGTATTTGAGTCGCGAGTCAAAGCAGCAGCCTTCTTTCCAATCAATGCGTGACCGTGCTCAAAAGCAGATAGAGGCAATCAATCGGCAAAAACAGTTATTGATGAAGCAAGGAAAAAGATAA